TTCTCCTCACCATGTATTTATGACTATGCATGGACACATGCCTACATGTATTCACGTgcgtgcacacagacacacacacacacattctcacagAGATATGGGCAAGTGTGTGCTTAGTGGAAAGCCCACAGCAGTAACTGGTTCAGTTTAAAAAACTAGTCTggggcccggtgcagtggctcacgcctgtaatcccagcactttgggagtctgaggtagtcagatcacctgaagtcaggagttcgagaccagcctggctaatacggtcaaatcctatctctactaaaaatacaaaaatatgctgggcatgatggcgggtgcctgtaatccccagtactccagaggctgaggcaggaaaatcacttgaacccgggaggcagaggttgcagtaagccgagatctcgccattgcactccagcctgggcaacaagagtgaagctccatgtCCAGTAATGGTActtccctccaaaaaaaaaaaaaaaaaaaaaaagaaagaaagaaagaagaaaaaattagtttGGGCAAGAGGCTTTTCTCACAATCCCGAGGACGCCAGAGGCCAGAAGGTGGTTGCAACTTCACTTCAGCAGTTGTCAATCCAAATCCCACACCCATCCCCCACACCGGTGACAGGGCTCTGACAGGCCTGGCACCTCACCGACATGAGTTTGTGGCTTTGTGAGCTGAGTCCCCACAGGGGGTACAGGCTCATTTCCCATGCTTCCACATTTCCCTGAGGAGGCTAGATAACAACCTGCTCACTGCCTACTGTTTCCTGGCCACTTCTAGACCCTCTATTCTGCTCTGGGGCCACAACAGTGGCGTTCATCCTCTCATCATGTGCCATTGGAGGGACAGGGCAGAAATCATAAAGGGGCTTCCCCAGGGGCTGCATACTGGGGCCGAGGCCCAGGGACCTTCCTGGGAGAACTTGGATTTCCTGGGTGGAGGAAGGTGGATAGATAGAAGTAAAGCAAGAGCTGTTTGGATTTTCTCTATACCTAGAAGAATCAGGAAATTATAAAACTGCTGAATGGTTGAGTTTGAGGATCCCTATAAGGTCCAGTTCCCCCTTCCTCATCCCCACCACTGCCCCTTTATAGAGGAAGAGATACAAGCCCAGAGAGATGAAGAGAACTGCCCAAGCCCTGAGGCTTGGGAGTTGCAGAACCAGCCCAAAAACTCAGGTCCTGCCATGCCAAGAgcactgtacttttcatttcaTCTCGCTGTAACCACCACAGTGCTCTGTGCATGGGACAAGATGATGCGTTCAGGAAGGGTGTAACAGTTGGTCACTCTAAGTACAAGGGTTCCATTGCACCTGGGTCCCTGGATGCCACATTAGAGACAAGAACAAGCACATGCTCTGGAGTGGGACAGAGCTTGGCTTGAATCCACTTACAAGCAACTGAGGTGGATCTTTGAACTTCAGTGGTCCTCATATGATGTGAAGTGGACTAAAAATGTCTACTTGAGGCAGGTAGCGGTCATTACATTAGCTGGTGTTTGTGAAGTGCCCGACACTTGACCCAGGATCTGGCAACTGAGGGTCACACTGTTTGCTCATTAGCTAAGAGACCTTAGGCACATTGCTTACATATTCTGGTCTTTTGATTCTTTATCTGGCAAATGACTACCTAGTAAGGAACAAACATGCTGGCATATGCAAAGGTAGAATTACAGGGCTGGCTGGCACCTCTGAGATATCCAAGCTCTGCTTTCTCAACCCTGATCTGAGTCATTATCCTGAAGATGGATGTATTTGGGTATtaagaaaggaggaaatgaaagCAGGCACCCAGATTTCCTTCTGATgagaatattcttttctttttctagtaccTCCAAGTGTCCAGAAGATGTGTGACCAGCCAAAACACAGTCAATGCTGCCCAGCAAAAGACAATCAATGCTGCCCGTCAAAACACAACCAGTGCTGCCAGCCAAAAGGCAATCAATGCTGCCCACCAAAACAGAACCAGTGCTGCCAGCCAAAAGGCAATCAATGCTGCCCGCCAAAACACAATCACTGCTGCCAGCCAAAACCCCCTTGCTGCAttaaggccaggtgctgtggtttgGAGACCAAGCCCGAATGCTCACCGCTTAATATGGAGTCTGAGCCCAACTCACCACAAACTGAGGACAAGGGCTCTCAAACCCAGCAGCAGCCCTATAGCCCACAAAATAAGTCCAGGCCAAGCAAACGGGAGCAGAAGTGAAACAAATAGATTGTCCCTGGGGCCATGCCTTTCACTTTGTAGGGTGGGGTATTACTGAGAGTCAGGCTAGACCTATGTTTAGAGAAGCAGTTTTCACAGTGACTACCATTTCCACCCAACGAGAGGCTTCTATTTCCCATCATAGCTCCCTACCCTAGGGGGGCCTCCATCTGGAAATGGGAGGATGAAGAAGCCGGAATCATCTTTCCTAGTGATCCTGACATTTAGACAGCACAGAAATAAAAGAGCAATAAAAAGAACATTGCCTCCCTTTGTTCCTTTACTTACCTGTGAAACCATCTCACCAGCCTGGCCTAGAGCCCAAGAAAATATTATGGGCATGTCCTGGAGGTCCAAGGAGCAAGAACTAGCATCCTGAAGAACAAAGCCTCTGCTGAGCTGGAGCTTAGTTGACTGACTCCTCttggttttaaaatgaaagtcCTGCATTCCAGGAACACCTtcagtctttatttaaaaaaagaaaagattattggTCCCCCAAAGTTTGAGAACCCTAATTCCCCTGAGTCCTGGGTACCACATTGTACTCCAGACCAAGCAAAAATATGTAAGTCCCTTGGAGTGATTCTACCCCCCCATCCAGAGATTTTAGATGGAGGTAGAGTACCCGGGACTCAGCAATGCACAGTGACTGGCGGCAAAGAGCGAAATCTTCCAGCATCAGCACTGGCTCTTCGGTCAGAGAGTAGCAATCCCAAAGCAAGTGGTTCAGTGTCTCTGAGGCTCTATTTCCTAGTGTGTAACATGAAGATAATGGTACTTCCCTCAAAGTtttttttatgagaattaaaagggataatttatttaaagtgcCTGCCATAGGGTCTGACACCGAGTGGCTATTCAGTGTGCATagttctcaaactcctcagccACAAGGCCCTATTTCCCTCTAAAGAAGTCATCATCCTCCAATAATTTGTCCCCAAGCACACCCCCACTAGTCCAGGTAGACAAGTAGAAATAGATAAATCAGCCTCATTAAGCATACTTGTAAACTTCCATTTttactgctttttgatgtgtaatTAAcatatcacttttaaaattttttgagtgcACTTCTGTACTCTCTCTCTCATGCTTCTCCCTGTCCACCAATCCCCAGAAAACTACTGGTCTACTTTTGTCCCTTCAAATTAGTGTTTTCAAGAattttatgtaagtggaatcacacagtaggTATGCTTTTTTATGCTGACAATTTATTCCTTCAAAGCAGGTCTTCCCTACCCACTAAACACGCATATATGAAGTAGCTCAAAACAGCAGTTTCTATTTTGACACCATCTAAGGTCTATAAAAGTCATCTTCAATTACTTGGAATTTCAAAACAGATATTCCCTAGCAACAATGCACCGGTAGCACATAAAATATTCCTGCACTTTGTTTAGTTTgtgggagaaaaatttttaaattggaacAATTTCATAGTCCTACAAAGGTTATGTTGGAAGTAGTTTATTTTTCCCTCTAGGAGGGCAGGCAGCCATCTCTCCAAAGTTTTTGTAAATGCTAAGgttcagatttcaaaataaaaacaggttttCATGAAACATCTAAAATGGGCCGCTCTATTTCTATTCTGGGTCATGGTAACTCTGAATTATTTTGTATTCCCACACTGCAAAGGGCAA
The genomic region above belongs to Piliocolobus tephrosceles isolate RC106 chromosome 1, ASM277652v3, whole genome shotgun sequence and contains:
- the SMCP gene encoding sperm mitochondrial-associated cysteine-rich protein, yielding MCDQPKHSQCCPAKDNQCCPSKHNQCCQPKGNQCCPPKQNQCCQPKGNQCCPPKHNHCCQPKPPCCIKARCCGLETKPECSPLNMESEPNSPQTEDKGSQTQQQPYSPQNKSRPSKREQK